The proteins below are encoded in one region of Silene latifolia isolate original U9 population chromosome 2, ASM4854445v1, whole genome shotgun sequence:
- the LOC141628677 gene encoding beta-amylase-like, with the protein MDSLLSNYVPVFVMLPLGVVSENNVLENYDDIKYQLNKLKEAEVDGVMVDVWWGIIEAKGPKQYDWNAYRTLFKLVQESGLKIQAIMSFHQCGGNVGDAVSIPLPQWVLSVGDSNPDIFYTNRSGTRNKEYVTLGVDNEPLFGGRTTIQMYSDYMMSFRQNMKDFLDAGIITDIEVGLGPAGELRYPSYPQNQGWSYPGIGEFQCYDKYLREDFKKAASDAGHGDWDMPGDAGQYNDRPDGTGFFRQNGTYETDFGKFFLTWYSNKLLFHGDQILEEANKAFCGCKVKIAAKVSGLHWWYKHDSHAAELTAGYYNLRDRDGYRPIARMLSRHFGVLDFTCLEMRDYEQPGYAESAPQELVQQVLSGSWRENIEVAGENALPRYDPNAYDQILLNARPNGVNRDGFPKLRMYGFTYLRLCNQLLDDGNFQTFKTFVKRMHANEEYCPNSDEYGRRIVPLDLSKPKIPIEVLLEATQPMAPFPFNNETDMKV; encoded by the exons ATGGATTCACTGCTCTCGAACTATGTGCCCGTTTTCGTGATGCTACCA CTAGGAGTTGTTTCAGAAAACAATGTGCTTGAGAATTACGACGACATCAAGTACCAGCTGAACAAATTGAAAGAAGCAGAGGTTGATGGAGTGATGGTGGATGTTTGGTGGGGCATCATTGAAGCCAAAGGACCAAAGCAATATGACTGGAATGCGTATCGAACTTTGTTTAAGCTCGTACAAGAAAGTGGACTGAAAATACAAGCTATAATGTCATTCCACCAATGTGGTGGAAATGTAGGAGATGCTGTGAGCATCCCACTCCCTCAGTGGGTACTTAGCGTTGGTGACTCGAACCCTGATATCTTCTATACTAATAGAAGCGGTACCAGGAACAAAGAGTATGTTACACTCGGTGTGGATAATGAACCACTGTTCGGAGGACGGACTACTATCCAG ATGTACAGCGATTACATGATGAGCTTCAGACAAAATATGAAAGATTTCCTAGATGCCGGAATCATTACTGACATTGAGGTTGGCCTTGGTCCTGCTGGGGAGTTAAGATATCCTTCCTATCCCCAAAATCAAGGCTGGTCTTACCCTGGCATTGGAGAATTTCAg TGCTATGACAAATATCTGAGAGAAGATTTCAAGAAAGCTGCATCGGATGCAGGACATGGGGATTGGGATATGCCAGGGGATGCAGGACAATATAATGACAGACCAGATGGAACAGGGTTTTTCAGACAAAATGGGACATACGAAACTGACTTTGGAAAATTCTTCTTAACTTGGTACTCAAACAAGTTACTTTTCCATGGTGATCAAATCCTAGAGGAAGCAAATAAAGCTTTTTGTGGCTGCAAAGTCAAGATAGCAGCTAAA GTTTCTGGACTACACTGGTGGTACAAGCATGACAGTCATGCTGCGGAACTTACAGCAGGATACTATAACTTGAGAGACAGGGACGGGTATCGTCCAATAGCAAGGATGTTATCCAGGCATTTTGGTGTTCTCGATTTTACGTGTTTAGAGATGAGAGACTATGAACAGCCTGGATATGCTGAAAGTGCTCCACAAGAACTTGTGCAACAG GTCCTAAGTGGAAGCTGGAGAGAAAATATAGAAGTTGCTGGTGAAAATGCGCTACCCAGATAcgatcctaatgcatatgatcaGATCTTGCTTAATGCTAGGCCAAATGGTGTTAACAGAGATGGTTTTCCAAAACTTAGGATGTATGGTTTTACATATCTTCGTTTGTGCAATCAACTTCTCGATGATGGGAATTTTCAGACATTTAAGACGTTTGTCAAGAGAATGCACGCGAATGAG GAATACTGTCCCAACTCTGATGAATACGGCAGGCGCATCGTCCCACTCGATCTGTCAAAACCCAAGATTCCAATTGAGGTTCTTTTGGAAGCAACTCAGCCTATGGCACCATTCCCCTTTAACAACGAAACGGATATGAAAGTCTAA